One candidate division KSB1 bacterium genomic window carries:
- a CDS encoding sugar ABC transporter substrate-binding protein: MSIRKIQLAFLAGCVAYIALLLRVSQKQSEEALIFSAWGTVEETENLVNLVEIYNAAYPQQKVKFVHLDHREYDRKILIQTAAGNPPDVFLLSSTDLSTLAYRGVLKNLSSFISADTSFHLADFFPALLKTATIRDQVFGIPIGYTPMVMYYNRRLFREAGVHDPDTSWTWNDFLQTAIKLTKREADGRTKQFGCMISMAGYTFVYPFGGHFFDERRQWFQLDQPKTLAALQFYGDLAMKYRVTTSPTEKLFNSDQGFRQEAVAMIAAGRWQVPNFARTKLDWGVAPMPRGEISATGVIVYNLVMSKFSKRQQQAWEFIKFMASPLAQQESVKSGNLIPSRLDVANSPAFLRDTRFQIDNRIFLQGVENARLWPMEIAPETSYLNQLMILNEEMEKAMLGHQSYADAARTAQDRLNAILRNERQQTQGKPFWGSRTSYLIELLLFVTVVMLIFKHHFRLVS, translated from the coding sequence ATGTCAATTCGTAAAATTCAACTTGCTTTTCTCGCCGGTTGCGTCGCTTACATCGCATTGTTATTGAGGGTTAGCCAAAAGCAAAGTGAAGAGGCGTTGATTTTTTCCGCCTGGGGAACCGTCGAAGAAACGGAAAATCTCGTGAACCTCGTCGAAATTTACAACGCCGCATATCCGCAACAAAAAGTCAAGTTTGTTCACCTCGACCATCGCGAATACGACCGCAAAATTCTCATTCAAACCGCCGCGGGAAATCCGCCGGATGTTTTTTTGTTGAGCAGCACCGATCTCAGCACCCTGGCTTATCGCGGCGTTTTGAAAAATCTTTCTTCTTTCATTTCAGCCGACACGAGCTTTCACCTCGCGGATTTTTTTCCAGCCCTGTTAAAAACCGCCACGATTCGAGATCAAGTCTTCGGCATTCCCATTGGTTACACGCCGATGGTGATGTATTATAATCGCCGCTTGTTTCGCGAAGCTGGTGTGCACGATCCCGACACGTCGTGGACGTGGAATGACTTTTTGCAAACCGCGATCAAACTCACCAAAAGAGAGGCCGATGGCCGCACGAAGCAATTCGGCTGCATGATCAGCATGGCCGGCTACACGTTCGTTTATCCATTCGGCGGCCATTTTTTTGACGAGAGGCGGCAATGGTTTCAACTGGATCAACCCAAGACGCTGGCGGCGCTGCAATTTTATGGCGATCTGGCGATGAAATATCGCGTCACCACTTCGCCGACCGAAAAACTTTTCAATTCCGATCAAGGTTTTCGCCAGGAAGCGGTGGCCATGATCGCAGCCGGGCGCTGGCAGGTGCCAAATTTTGCGCGCACCAAACTCGACTGGGGTGTTGCGCCCATGCCGCGGGGAGAAATCTCCGCCACCGGCGTAATCGTCTACAATCTCGTGATGTCAAAATTCAGCAAACGGCAACAGCAGGCGTGGGAGTTTATCAAATTCATGGCCAGCCCACTCGCGCAGCAGGAATCCGTCAAAAGCGGAAATCTCATTCCCTCCCGCCTCGATGTCGCCAACTCACCGGCGTTTCTGCGCGACACGAGGTTTCAAATCGACAATCGGATTTTTTTGCAGGGGGTCGAAAACGCCAGGCTGTGGCCGATGGAAATTGCGCCGGAAACCTCGTATTTAAATCAATTGATGATTTTGAATGAGGAAATGGAAAAAGCCATGCTCGGCCATCAATCTTATGCGGATGCCGCGCGCACGGCGCAAGATCGCCTCAACGCCATTCTTCGCAACGAGCGCCAGCAGACACAGGGTAAACCGTTTTGGGGCAGCCGGACGAGTTATTTGATCGAGCTATTGTTATTCGTCACTGTGGTCATGCTCATTTTTAAACATCATTTTAGACTTGTCTCTTGA
- a CDS encoding HEPN domain-containing protein — protein MEILERAKEFQQCADYAVQKSFINGCAISSYAALFWAARAALAYEGLDRPNWRHSELRSKYTDELIKNRGRYPPKFGTWLADAYTLRNSAQYLFVPPQAKKAIKNGQPR, from the coding sequence ATGGAAATTTTGGAAAGAGCCAAAGAGTTTCAGCAATGTGCTGATTATGCGGTGCAAAAAAGTTTTATCAACGGCTGCGCGATTTCTTCATACGCGGCTCTGTTTTGGGCGGCGCGGGCAGCCTTGGCTTACGAAGGCTTGGATCGCCCGAATTGGCGGCATAGCGAGTTGCGGTCAAAGTACACGGATGAGCTCATCAAGAATCGAGGCCGTTATCCACCAAAATTTGGCACTTGGCTTGCGGATGCTTATACACTACGAAATTCAGCGCAGTATCTGTTTGTTCCGCCGCAAGCGAAAAAAGCTATAAAGAATGGCCAGCCACGCTGA
- a CDS encoding glycosyl hydrolase, with protein sequence MNAHTKIHSKGFLSPARLVLLLIFSIFTAFASLSAQIDPRFGAVGREGAERLNLAAYREYQRQNNEPVLPGKQKHFIVGQMTNRSDTLGVDWEWYLLDLLEQPNSLLLQNFLNLAVALIHNDAVPVVREAWEANRDDLAEQWKKTVDGTSKTWSKKVLGVTIYSYTVRLSDTKVDLPEELPEMQLTVAPDGEHINLQIEMDVEWSTQAQGSRKTIHAWPTFNTKLTLLGTIEFGDDEKGRYLVIKEIHGNSVTDASGDIKFKVNILGIGEVSFTWRKLDIIIQSQIDRAIAKGAGEIMKIDENHDGQPDLAQRFYFEPFLSKTFFSGKPLPRQQEIIDRIWAAESDWIDDQINRKGHRGAYWEIGNEPNWFPLMRPEQYAAIYTRYYQHIKKLDPTARCLIGGLYLKEAIENPQEIIAAIIPALLGGFRDELATFITASLFQASTAEWYQAFRAALPPAVKVEVGNFHLYPMHAKETAFQLVAVQPEIEKLAASFKTSGAAEIWVSEFGNIDWRRSEEEAATLCWALSNYFKKNTVGIQRWFWSRSMGYDKRFDTIGQKPISALLAADGKTLTRIGQMYQLAANSQSTGVDGSTPVVALPKTLTLAPSYPNPFSITRSAATRIAYALPQESEVRLRIYDMLGRLTRQIVHGRQAAGAYEIPWDGRNEAGEAVTSGIYFSVLQAGAQRLTQKIVVTR encoded by the coding sequence ATGAATGCTCACACCAAAATCCACTCCAAAGGGTTTTTGAGCCCTGCCCGCCTTGTCCTGCTGCTTATTTTTTCAATTTTCACGGCTTTCGCTTCATTATCGGCGCAGATCGACCCGCGTTTTGGCGCGGTCGGACGCGAAGGGGCGGAACGGCTGAACCTGGCGGCTTATCGCGAGTATCAACGCCAGAACAACGAGCCGGTTTTGCCCGGCAAGCAAAAGCATTTCATTGTCGGCCAAATGACCAATCGCAGCGATACGCTGGGCGTTGATTGGGAATGGTATCTGTTGGATTTGCTGGAGCAGCCCAATTCTCTGCTGCTGCAAAATTTTCTCAATCTCGCGGTCGCTCTCATTCACAATGACGCCGTGCCGGTGGTGCGCGAGGCCTGGGAGGCCAACCGCGACGATCTCGCCGAGCAGTGGAAAAAAACCGTCGATGGCACCTCCAAGACCTGGAGCAAGAAAGTCCTCGGCGTGACGATCTACAGTTACACCGTTCGCCTCAGCGACACCAAAGTGGATTTGCCGGAAGAACTGCCGGAAATGCAACTCACTGTTGCGCCGGACGGCGAACACATCAATTTGCAAATTGAAATGGACGTGGAGTGGTCGACGCAGGCGCAGGGCAGCCGCAAAACGATTCACGCCTGGCCGACGTTCAACACCAAGCTGACGCTGCTGGGAACCATCGAGTTCGGCGACGATGAAAAAGGCCGTTATCTCGTCATCAAGGAAATTCACGGCAACTCCGTCACCGACGCCAGCGGCGACATCAAGTTCAAGGTCAACATTCTCGGCATCGGCGAGGTGAGTTTTACCTGGCGCAAACTCGATATCATCATTCAATCGCAAATCGACCGCGCTATCGCAAAGGGCGCCGGCGAGATCATGAAAATCGACGAGAACCACGACGGCCAGCCCGATCTGGCGCAGCGTTTTTATTTCGAGCCATTTCTCTCCAAAACTTTTTTCAGCGGCAAGCCTCTTCCCCGCCAGCAGGAAATCATCGATCGCATTTGGGCGGCTGAATCCGATTGGATTGACGATCAAATCAACCGCAAGGGGCATCGCGGCGCGTATTGGGAAATCGGCAACGAGCCGAATTGGTTTCCACTGATGCGGCCGGAGCAATATGCCGCGATCTACACACGTTATTACCAGCACATTAAAAAACTCGATCCCACCGCGCGTTGCCTGATTGGCGGTTTATATTTGAAAGAAGCCATTGAAAATCCGCAGGAGATTATTGCTGCCATCATTCCGGCGCTTTTGGGCGGTTTTCGCGATGAGCTGGCGACGTTCATTACGGCCTCGCTGTTTCAAGCTTCGACGGCGGAATGGTATCAAGCCTTCCGCGCGGCCTTGCCGCCGGCGGTCAAAGTCGAGGTCGGCAATTTTCATCTCTATCCGATGCACGCAAAAGAAACGGCATTTCAGCTTGTGGCGGTGCAACCGGAGATCGAGAAGCTGGCGGCCAGTTTTAAAACCAGCGGCGCGGCGGAAATTTGGGTGAGCGAGTTTGGCAACATCGATTGGCGGCGCAGCGAAGAAGAAGCCGCCACACTTTGCTGGGCATTGTCAAATTATTTTAAGAAAAACACGGTGGGCATTCAGCGCTGGTTCTGGAGTCGTTCGATGGGTTACGACAAGCGTTTCGACACCATCGGCCAAAAACCGATTTCGGCGCTGCTCGCCGCCGACGGCAAAACGTTGACGCGCATCGGGCAAATGTATCAGCTTGCGGCCAATTCGCAATCCACCGGCGTGGACGGCTCAACGCCGGTTGTGGCGCTGCCGAAAACGTTGACGCTGGCACCGAGTTATCCGAATCCGTTTTCGATCACGCGCAGCGCGGCAACGCGAATTGCCTATGCGCTGCCGCAGGAAAGCGAGGTGCGGCTGCGCATTTACGACATGCTGGGCCGTTTGACGCGGCAAATCGTGCATGGCCGGCAAGCTGCCGGCGCTTATGAAATACCGTGGGATGGCCGCAACGAAGCCGGCGAAGCGGTTACAAGCGGAATTTACTTTTCGGTCTTGCAGGCCGGGGCGCAAAGGCTGACGCAAAAAATTGTCGTGACGAGATAA
- a CDS encoding S9 family peptidase, with translation MRRKMLLLCLMMIGLGVAAAMAQPKDTHPFSVHDMLAMDRLSEPQVSPDGKWVVFTLRKTDLAANRGRTDLWLVGIDGTNLRQLTVNPASDFSPQWSGDGKSIWFLSTRSGSSQVWRMPIDGGEPEQKTNLPLDVGHFLLSPDGTRLALTMEVFPECETIACTKSKLEENEKRKASGRIYEKLFIRHWDTWKDGRRSHIFVMPTAGGEPIDVMKGMDADSPSKPFGGIEEIAFTPDSKALVFTARDAGREEAWSTNFDLYLVPVDGSAAPKNLTAANKAWDTTPVFSPDGKTLAYLAMSRPGYESDRLRIVLRSWADGKERVLADDWDRSANGITWSSDGKTIYTTAGNLGQTSLFAIEVATGKVRTVVRDGHVRSVALAGSRLLFGMDHLKSPVELYTILSTGADLRQVTRINADKLAQVRLGEPEQFTFKGWNDETVYCYIVKPVDFDPNKKYPVAFLIHGGPQGSFGNDFHYRWNPQAYAGAGYAAVMVDFHGSTGYGQAFCDAIRGDWGGKPLEDLQKGLAAALARYPWMDGDRVAALGASFGGYMINWIAGQWPDRFRCLVNHDGNLDERLAYFDTEELWFPEWDHIGNPWDNPENYEKHNPINYVKNWKTPMLVIHGALDFRVVETQGISTFTALQRRGIPSKFLYFPDENHWVLKPQNSILWHETVIGWLNQWTKGNGTN, from the coding sequence ATGCGCCGTAAAATGTTGCTGCTCTGTTTAATGATGATCGGGCTTGGCGTCGCCGCGGCGATGGCGCAGCCCAAAGACACGCATCCGTTTTCCGTTCACGACATGCTGGCGATGGATCGCCTTTCCGAGCCGCAAGTTTCACCGGATGGAAAGTGGGTCGTGTTTACGCTGCGCAAAACCGATTTGGCCGCCAATCGCGGGCGCACCGATCTCTGGCTGGTTGGCATTGATGGCACGAACTTGCGCCAACTGACGGTGAACCCCGCCAGCGATTTCAGCCCGCAATGGTCAGGCGATGGCAAAAGTATTTGGTTTTTGTCGACCCGCTCCGGTTCATCACAAGTCTGGCGCATGCCGATTGACGGCGGCGAGCCGGAACAAAAAACGAATCTGCCGCTCGATGTCGGCCATTTCTTGCTGTCGCCTGATGGCACGCGCCTGGCGCTGACGATGGAAGTTTTTCCGGAATGCGAAACGATTGCCTGTACCAAAAGCAAACTCGAAGAAAATGAAAAACGCAAAGCGAGCGGGCGAATTTACGAAAAGCTTTTCATTCGCCATTGGGATACCTGGAAGGACGGCCGCCGCTCGCATATTTTCGTCATGCCCACCGCCGGCGGCGAGCCGATTGATGTGATGAAAGGCATGGACGCCGATAGCCCGTCGAAACCTTTTGGCGGCATTGAGGAAATTGCCTTCACGCCGGACAGCAAAGCTCTCGTTTTCACCGCGCGCGACGCCGGCCGGGAAGAAGCCTGGTCCACGAATTTCGACCTTTACTTGGTTCCGGTCGATGGTTCGGCGGCGCCAAAGAATCTCACGGCGGCAAACAAAGCCTGGGACACGACACCCGTTTTTTCTCCGGATGGCAAAACGCTGGCTTATCTTGCCATGTCACGCCCCGGTTATGAATCGGATCGCCTTCGCATCGTGCTGCGCTCGTGGGCCGATGGCAAAGAACGTGTTCTCGCCGATGATTGGGATCGCTCGGCAAATGGCATCACTTGGTCGAGTGACGGCAAAACCATTTACACCACTGCCGGCAATTTGGGACAAACTTCTTTGTTCGCCATCGAGGTCGCCACTGGCAAAGTTCGCACCGTGGTGCGAGACGGTCACGTCCGTTCGGTGGCGCTCGCCGGCTCGCGTTTGCTTTTTGGCATGGATCATCTGAAATCACCGGTCGAGCTTTATACGATTTTGTCAACCGGCGCGGATCTGCGGCAAGTTACCCGGATCAATGCAGACAAGCTCGCGCAAGTGCGTCTTGGCGAGCCGGAGCAATTTACGTTCAAAGGCTGGAATGACGAAACGGTTTATTGTTACATCGTCAAGCCGGTGGATTTCGATCCCAACAAAAAATATCCCGTCGCCTTTCTCATTCACGGCGGGCCGCAAGGCTCGTTTGGCAATGATTTTCATTATCGCTGGAATCCGCAAGCCTATGCCGGCGCGGGTTACGCCGCGGTGATGGTGGATTTTCACGGCTCAACCGGTTATGGCCAGGCGTTTTGCGATGCGATTCGCGGCGACTGGGGCGGCAAGCCACTCGAAGATTTGCAAAAAGGTTTGGCCGCGGCGTTGGCGCGTTATCCCTGGATGGACGGTGATCGCGTTGCCGCGTTGGGCGCCTCGTTCGGCGGTTACATGATCAATTGGATCGCCGGGCAGTGGCCGGATCGTTTTCGTTGTCTGGTGAATCACGACGGCAATCTCGACGAGCGCCTGGCCTATTTTGACACCGAAGAACTGTGGTTTCCCGAATGGGATCATATCGGCAATCCGTGGGACAATCCGGAAAATTATGAGAAGCACAATCCCATCAATTACGTGAAAAACTGGAAAACGCCGATGCTGGTGATTCACGGCGCGCTGGATTTTCGCGTGGTCGAAACACAAGGCATTTCGACTTTCACGGCTTTGCAGCGCCGCGGCATTCCCAGCAAGTTTCTGTATTTTCCCGACGAGAATCACTGGGTGCTCAAGCCGCAAAACAGCATTCTCTGGCACGAGACCGTCATCGGTTGGCTGAATCAGTGGACGAAAGGGAATGGCACCAATTAG
- a CDS encoding amidohydrolase family protein: MPSHTGEMPPPKDIVKEMQDNGIRAAKMYPRTHHYFFNEDTCGELLTELEKHQILLLLEGGHMYGPDILEPCNQVLLGDLDAMLTRHPNLPVLLQGGRWEATRYLHTLMTKHKNLYLEFSANQSNHAMEVYANWFGSQRMLFGTGALDKSPGAAKSFVDYCTLSEEEKQNIAGRNLGRLLKLDSLPKPYHEKEIDDPILALAKAGKPLNDILVIDAHAHISHDDAVGTGFMHQPFSDDKSMFERAKLMGIDAMCISSWIGIWTDYEDGNEIVRNAMLRYPGFYHGYATLQPQYVKNWEADLRKVHEQYKMQGIKPYNPRTGIPYNDKLWAPWFEYGNRMNAYVLLHPSPNFTAEINEIAPKYSNISHIIAHCGSSFETARQGIDAALKFPNVFLEITFTAVTYRVIEFMVKHVGAERVLFGTDQPMRDPIPQFGWMAYSHCTFEEKKKMFGLNMKKIIERAKVF; encoded by the coding sequence ATGCCCTCGCACACTGGCGAGATGCCGCCACCGAAAGATATTGTCAAAGAAATGCAGGACAACGGCATTCGCGCGGCGAAAATGTATCCGCGCACGCATCACTACTTTTTCAACGAGGATACTTGCGGCGAACTGCTCACGGAGTTGGAAAAGCATCAGATTCTCCTGCTGCTCGAAGGCGGGCACATGTACGGCCCGGATATTCTCGAGCCTTGCAACCAAGTTCTGCTCGGTGATCTTGATGCCATGCTCACGCGCCATCCCAATTTGCCCGTCCTCTTGCAAGGCGGCCGCTGGGAAGCGACGCGCTATCTGCACACGTTGATGACCAAGCACAAGAATCTTTATCTCGAGTTTTCGGCGAATCAATCCAATCACGCCATGGAAGTTTATGCCAACTGGTTCGGCTCACAGCGCATGCTCTTCGGCACCGGTGCGCTCGACAAATCGCCAGGTGCGGCAAAGTCCTTCGTTGATTACTGCACGCTGTCCGAAGAAGAAAAGCAAAACATCGCCGGACGCAATCTCGGCCGGCTGCTCAAATTGGATTCGCTTCCCAAGCCTTATCACGAGAAAGAAATCGATGACCCAATCCTCGCTCTTGCCAAAGCCGGAAAGCCATTAAACGACATTCTCGTGATCGATGCCCACGCGCACATTTCGCACGACGACGCGGTCGGGACCGGCTTCATGCACCAACCGTTTTCCGATGATAAAAGCATGTTCGAGCGCGCCAAGCTCATGGGCATCGACGCGATGTGCATCAGCTCGTGGATTGGAATTTGGACGGATTACGAAGATGGCAATGAAATCGTGCGCAATGCAATGTTGCGCTATCCAGGCTTTTATCATGGCTACGCCACTTTACAGCCGCAGTACGTCAAAAATTGGGAGGCGGATTTGCGCAAAGTTCATGAGCAGTACAAAATGCAAGGCATCAAGCCATACAATCCCCGTACCGGCATTCCCTACAACGACAAATTATGGGCACCGTGGTTTGAGTATGGCAATCGCATGAATGCGTATGTGCTGCTGCATCCTTCGCCCAACTTTACCGCCGAGATCAATGAGATTGCGCCGAAATATTCGAACATCAGCCACATCATCGCGCACTGCGGCAGCTCGTTTGAAACGGCACGTCAAGGCATTGACGCCGCGCTAAAATTTCCGAACGTCTTTTTGGAAATCACATTCACCGCCGTCACCTACCGCGTCATCGAATTCATGGTCAAGCATGTCGGCGCCGAGCGCGTTCTTTTCGGCACCGACCAGCCGATGCGTGACCCGATCCCGCAGTTTGGCTGGATGGCGTATTCGCATTGCACGTTTGAGGAGAAGAAGAAAATGTTTGGGTTGAATATGAAGAAGATCATTGAGCGGGCAAAAGTTTTTTAG
- a CDS encoding aminotransferase class III-fold pyridoxal phosphate-dependent enzyme — translation MKPSDRHFQEALKLIPWGTQTHAKRPFPFFDETMPKFIERGKGCRLWDLEGKEYIDFRLSLGPVTLGYCYDEVDEAVRAQMKKGVLFSMASPIELELAKLLHEVVPNADMCRFMKTGEDANLCNIRIARAYTKRDMIIVSGYHGYPDWFATEDSPNNGVPAIIKDYVKIAPWGNLEAAEKLIRQFNEQLACVIAVPYDMNEDTNGDYIRLLRRLTKEYGILLVLDEVLTGFRLALGGAQEYFGVDTDLASYAKAMANGYPISTYLGKRQYMEQLNKLKMTTTYAGETLSIAAAIATIKIMKREKVHEHIWKMGKRLMDGFNGLARELGIEGQAAGLPPAPFLKFNTPDRDYNARLEYLWFRELYREGIFANPRWFISYSHKPTDIDEALGKARVALKRALEMEPKEREEVKPFFW, via the coding sequence ATGAAACCTTCTGATCGACATTTCCAGGAAGCACTGAAGCTCATCCCCTGGGGCACGCAAACCCATGCCAAGCGCCCCTTTCCGTTTTTTGATGAAACCATGCCCAAATTCATCGAGCGCGGCAAGGGCTGCCGGCTTTGGGATCTGGAAGGCAAGGAGTATATCGACTTTCGCCTCTCGCTTGGCCCGGTGACGTTGGGTTATTGCTACGACGAAGTTGATGAAGCGGTTCGTGCCCAAATGAAAAAAGGCGTGCTCTTCAGCATGGCCAGCCCAATCGAATTGGAATTGGCGAAGCTTCTGCACGAAGTCGTGCCCAACGCCGACATGTGCCGTTTCATGAAAACCGGCGAGGATGCCAATCTTTGCAACATTCGCATTGCGCGCGCTTACACCAAACGCGACATGATCATCGTCAGCGGCTACCACGGCTATCCTGATTGGTTTGCCACCGAAGACAGCCCCAACAACGGCGTGCCTGCCATCATCAAGGATTACGTCAAAATCGCGCCGTGGGGAAATCTCGAAGCCGCCGAGAAACTCATTCGCCAGTTCAACGAGCAACTCGCTTGCGTGATCGCCGTTCCGTATGATATGAACGAAGATACGAATGGCGATTACATCCGGCTCTTGCGAAGATTGACAAAAGAATATGGCATTTTGCTGGTGCTTGACGAAGTGCTCACCGGCTTTCGTCTCGCCCTCGGCGGCGCGCAAGAGTATTTCGGCGTCGACACCGATTTGGCGAGTTATGCGAAAGCGATGGCCAATGGTTATCCGATTTCGACCTATCTCGGCAAGCGCCAGTACATGGAGCAACTGAATAAGCTCAAAATGACCACGACTTATGCCGGTGAAACCCTTTCAATTGCCGCCGCGATTGCAACGATCAAAATTATGAAGCGGGAGAAAGTTCACGAACATATTTGGAAGATGGGCAAGCGCCTGATGGATGGCTTCAATGGTTTGGCAAGGGAATTGGGCATCGAAGGGCAAGCCGCGGGATTGCCGCCGGCGCCGTTTTTGAAATTCAATACACCGGATCGTGATTATAATGCCCGTCTCGAATATCTCTGGTTTCGCGAGCTGTATCGTGAAGGCATTTTTGCCAACCCCCGCTGGTTTATTTCATACTCGCACAAGCCAACTGACATCGATGAAGCCCTGGGCAAGGCGCGTGTCGCGCTCAAGCGCGCGCTGGAGATGGAGCCGAAAGAGCGGGAGGAGGTGAAGCCGTTTTTCTGGTGA
- a CDS encoding sodium:solute symporter family protein, whose translation MYCLGLHLIDWIILAGYFFVIVGIGKWATAKVHNTTDFYQGGRRLGKVLNTFLWFGNITSADQSSGVAREIYRQGLQGVWFQNLVLFHTPFQWLFTAILQRRARYISNGDIYLHRFESRFLAGLFTFCLIATTVYGGSLGFLLMGKTLQAMMVKPESEYTALERQSVQEFNELQELEKKSGFVTLAPQEKIRLGILQDKAKRGDIQAHVSYLNLPAFYVFYAAIIAAYTIMGGLLAIAITDVIQGVMLAFLSLALIPVGLKALGGFAGLHAKVPPEYFSLFGSDVTSDYTWYYVTAFVTLNLVVNAPRAFTIGGSASDDNAARIGFVAGSFAKRFMMIGWALTGLIALGLYAGRLSDPTNIWGLMTRELLGAGFVGLMIAAIFSANMDQASSTSLEWSAAFIKNVLLPIRPNISEKTQVLIGRLIIILGLAGTVYFSMQVGDIFVVFRYMLSILTTIGPAIWLAFFWRRLTTTAVATQMILSVLVTIVLPNVVPLINNNRENPALTIQTQARTQVIQSKAIEEDVAAGRAQSVGEIITKTKTAPPAGIFYETVVRKNPEDPNSPLVGHGAFRVQVYLISLLGIDFTHMTKPQVLTASFIFDIIFPFLILFGVSLVTKRNSEKVLREFYAAVHTPVIADHAEDARRVQAAIDDPAIVEQDKIFPGTDWEFWKPTRADIYGFILCWVIIGVIIWLYGAIMRIGA comes from the coding sequence ATGTACTGCCTCGGCCTTCATCTTATTGATTGGATCATTCTGGCGGGTTATTTTTTTGTCATCGTCGGGATCGGCAAATGGGCGACGGCCAAAGTTCACAACACCACCGATTTTTATCAGGGGGGAAGGCGGCTGGGCAAAGTGTTGAACACCTTTCTGTGGTTCGGCAACATCACCAGCGCCGATCAATCTTCCGGTGTGGCGCGTGAGATTTACCGCCAGGGCTTGCAAGGCGTGTGGTTCCAAAACCTCGTGCTGTTCCATACGCCGTTTCAATGGCTGTTCACCGCCATCCTCCAGCGCCGCGCCCGCTATATTTCCAACGGCGACATTTATCTGCATCGTTTTGAAAGCCGCTTTCTCGCCGGCCTGTTCACGTTTTGCCTGATTGCCACCACGGTCTACGGCGGCTCGTTGGGCTTTTTGCTCATGGGCAAAACCCTGCAAGCCATGATGGTGAAGCCGGAAAGCGAATATACCGCGTTGGAACGGCAAAGCGTACAGGAGTTCAACGAGCTGCAAGAATTGGAAAAGAAATCCGGTTTCGTCACGTTGGCGCCGCAGGAGAAAATTCGTTTGGGCATTTTGCAGGACAAAGCCAAACGCGGCGACATCCAAGCTCATGTCTCCTATTTGAATTTGCCCGCGTTCTATGTTTTTTACGCGGCAATCATCGCGGCGTACACCATCATGGGCGGGCTGCTGGCGATCGCGATCACCGACGTTATTCAAGGCGTGATGCTCGCTTTTCTCTCGTTGGCGTTGATCCCTGTCGGCCTGAAGGCGTTGGGAGGCTTCGCCGGGTTGCATGCAAAAGTGCCGCCGGAGTATTTCTCGCTTTTCGGCTCGGATGTCACCAGCGACTACACCTGGTATTACGTGACGGCTTTTGTGACGCTCAATCTCGTGGTTAATGCGCCACGTGCCTTTACAATCGGCGGCTCGGCCAGCGATGACAATGCCGCTCGCATCGGTTTCGTCGCCGGCTCGTTTGCAAAACGCTTTATGATGATCGGCTGGGCCTTGACCGGCCTGATCGCGCTCGGCCTTTATGCCGGCCGGCTTTCCGATCCGACGAATATTTGGGGCCTGATGACGCGCGAACTTTTGGGTGCCGGCTTCGTGGGCCTGATGATCGCCGCGATCTTTTCGGCGAACATGGATCAAGCCAGCTCAACCAGTTTGGAATGGAGCGCGGCGTTCATTAAAAATGTGCTGCTGCCGATTCGACCGAATATCAGCGAGAAGACACAAGTTCTCATCGGGCGACTCATTATTATCTTGGGATTGGCGGGCACCGTTTATTTTTCCATGCAGGTGGGCGACATTTTCGTGGTTTTTCGCTACATGCTTTCCATTCTCACGACCATCGGGCCGGCAATATGGTTGGCATTTTTCTGGCGCCGGTTGACCACCACGGCGGTTGCAACGCAGATGATTCTTTCAGTTTTGGTCACGATCGTGCTTCCCAACGTCGTTCCGCTCATCAACAACAATCGCGAGAATCCAGCCCTGACCATTCAAACCCAGGCGCGCACGCAGGTCATACAATCCAAAGCCATCGAGGAAGATGTTGCGGCGGGCCGCGCGCAATCCGTTGGCGAAATCATCACCAAGACCAAAACCGCGCCCCCTGCCGGAATCTTTTACGAAACCGTGGTGCGCAAAAATCCCGAAGATCCAAATTCGCCGTTGGTGGGCCATGGCGCCTTTCGTGTCCAAGTCTATCTCATTTCATTGCTCGGCATTGATTTCACGCACATGACAAAACCGCAAGTACTGACCGCGTCATTTATCTTTGATATTATTTTTCCGTTTTTGATCTTGTTCGGCGTAAGCCTCGTCACCAAGCGCAACTCGGAAAAAGTGTTGCGGGAATTTTACGCCGCCGTTCACACGCCGGTAATCGCTGATCACGCCGAAGATGCCCGCCGCGTGCAAGCCGCCATCGACGATCCCGCCATCGTAGAGCAAGACAAGATATTTCCCGGCACGGACTGGGAATTTTGGAAGCCGACCAGGGCGGATATTTACGGCTTCATTCTGTGTTGGGTGATCATTGGCGTGATCATTTGGCTGTATGGGGCGATCATGCGGATTGGGGCGTAA